The window AGCGTGCGTAAAAAGGGAATGGGCAGCCAGTGGCCTTCCCAGGCATCCAGCGCGCGGCGAGCCTCAATGCTGTAGTCCTCATCGCAGGGCAGGCCGCTCAACTGGTCGATAAAGCCGTTTTCCGTTTCTGTCAGGCAGCGCAGATAGTGGGTATAGCGCGTCTGCTCATCAGATTCTTTCTTTTTTTCTTCGCGAAAATACCGCCGCAGTCTTTTAACGGCATCTTCGGGCATGGAGAAATCAAGAAATTGCGGGCAGCCGCCGGGAATAATGCTGACCGGCGAAAGGTAACGGGGTATGACATCCATCATTATTTCCTTTTGAAACGGGCATCCCACTTGAGATTGGCCCCGCCAAGCTCTCTGCCCTTGCACTGGGTGGTGTTTTCCTGTCCGGTACATTCAACCTTTTGCGGAACATAGGTGCCGCCACGCGGGCAACGGGCCTGACTGGAATCAAACTGCAACTGGTTGCCCTGAAAGCGCGCCGAGGCCGAGCCGCTGCACACCTGACCATTACGCTCGCGCACAAGGCGGCGGCCCTTGCCGCTCTTGTCAAAGCAGTATTCTGCAATGATCGGTTCATTGGAGGGGTGCGAATACAGGCCGGTTTCGCTTGTCCAGCAGCCCTCAAGGAAGCTCAGGTCGTTCTTTTTGGCCGCGTTTTCAGGAATGGCAAGGTTGTCATTCTTCTTGGGCGCGGGTTTGGGCGGTTCCTGCGGCTTGGGTTCTTCCTTGGGCAGGGGCTTGGGTTCCTGTTTGGGTTCAGGCTTTGGCTTGGGCTTGGGGGCTTCCGCCACCTTGGGCGGCTCCACAGGCGTTTCGCCAAGGAAGGGTTCCACCACTTCCGGGTCGGGCTTGGGTTCTTCCTTCTTTTCCTCAACCTTGGGAGGCGTTGGCGTAACCGGCGGCGTAACAGGCTTGCACAGGGCCGCGCGCTCCTGCAACTGACGCCACAGGAGGGCAAGCTGATCTTCGTTGGCGGCGGCTTTCTGCTTTTCGGCCTCCAGAGCGCTGCGGTCAACGGGCATGCAGCCCGAAGGCAGAGGAGAAGGCAAAAGCCCCAGCGCCGCGCCCAAAAGCCAGAGCAGGAGCAGCAAGAGCAGGAGTGGCAACAGCCACGGCAGGCACCCGCTGCGCGGCGGCACAGCCACGGGAACAGCGGCTACAGGCGCGGGCGGCGGGGGAGGTGGCAGCACGCCGCCAAGCCGGGTGAGGTCCTGCGGTTGCGCGCCCACGCTGCCGGGGGCAAAACCCCAGTTAATGAGAACAGGGCGGCCATCCACAGACCAGATGTCTTCATCTGCCGGGTGTTGCAGGGCAAGCCGGAGCAACTGGCCCGAAAGGGCCTGCCGCGCCTGCGCGTCTGCTGTGAGGTCGCTGGACAACCCGGCAATATCAGAGGCCAAGGTGCCCGCACGGGCGCGCAGGGCCTGAGCATCCTGCTCCGAAAGTTCCGCAAGCGGAACCGCCGGGCCGTTGCCTTCGGCATACCAGTCAACGCTGTTGCCTTCGGCATTGTGCTGCGGTTCGGCAAGCAGGGCGGCATGATCCGGCCCAAGCTTTTGCAGCAGGATGGATTTCAACTGCTCATAGCAGTCGGTGGCAAAGATGCCCTGGCTGGCAAGCGCGCGCATCTGACCGCGCAGACTGACCGCAATGCGGGTACTCATGGCTTGCCTCCGGCTGATTCACTGCTCTGGGCCATGGTGACGGGAACGCCCACCGAACGCAAAAATGCTGCCAGGCTCGTGCTGACAATGGCCAGGCTGGACTGCCTGTAGGAGGCATCGTCCAGTTTGATAAAGGTGTTGATGCCCACCACATCGCCCTTGTCGTTGACCAGCGGCCCGCCGCTGTTGCCCTGCGAAACTGTGGCCGTGTGCACAATAAGCGGCGGCTTGCGCTCAAGAATGACGCTCACAACGCCCTCGGTGTACACCACTTCGGGTGCGGCGGCTTGATCGCCCTTGAGCAGGGCCGCAAATTTGGGATCGTCAGTGGTTACGGCGCCGGGGAAGCCCCAGGCGCTCACGCGTTCGGTACGGCTCACGCCCGGCGCGAACTTGAGCGGCACAACACCCGATGCGCCGTTAACGCCAAGTACAGCAAAGTCCTGCCCGTCATCGTGGGTTACCTGGCGCACAGTTGCCTCATAAGGTCTGCCCAGGGCTTTGTTCACAACGACCGCCTGCGTGGCGTTACCAACCACATGGGCATTGGTAACCACGTAGCCCGGGGCCACAAAAAAGCCGGAACCCATGGAAAGCCCCTCTTCCCGCATGGCAAGCACAAGCACTGTGCCCTGTTCCATCAACTCGGAAACATTTTTGGGCGTCTGCTGCTGCATGGGCGTGGGCGGCACCTGCGTTTTGGCGTCTGCCGTGGGCGGGAGGGTGGCTGCATCCGCACGGGCAGAATTGGGATTCGCAGCGCCAGAGCCTGAACCCAAAGGAGGCCACATGACGCCCGCAGGCGGGGTGACAAGCCCAAGCCCCTGCTTTACTTCGCAAGGATCCTTGGCAAGCAGGGCGCGCAATTGCTGCATGAATGTTTCAAGCGCCGCGTTGTGCTCGCGCCACTGCTCTGTCTGGGCGGCAACAGCAGTCTTGGAGGCCTCGGCCTGCTGCCATTCTTTCCAGAACAGCCATGCGGCCAGCAGCAAAAGCCCCAGAAACAGCAGCACGCCCCAGAAAAGAGGGCGGCGATACCAGGGCAGGACAACCGCGCCAGCAGGCGCGACACCTTCAGGAGCGGCGCTCGGCGGTGTTTCAGGCGGTACAGGGTGTTGGCTTTCGTTCATCTATGGCTCCGCGCGGTATATGCGGCGCAGTAAAAAAGCCGCGCAACCGCCACTGGAGTAGCGGCTGCGCGGCAGCAGAGTTATCCCAGCAGGTTATTGACGGTTTCTTCGTAGCTGGACATGCGCGCGTTCACATCGCGGCGCGTGGTTTCAAGATCTTCACGCGAAGATTTCCACTCCGCGGCCTGCGCGGCAACGTTGTTCTGCTCCGGCGTGCGCGAGGCGCTGGCCGCAGGTGTGCTCTTGGGCTGCGTAGCTGCGCCCTTTTTGAACTTGGTAGCGCCAGAACTGGAAGACGAAGTCGCAGCAGTGGTGGGCTGCGCCGAAGTGTAAGGTTCGGCCAGGGCCTGCTGATACTCGCCGTCCTTCTTGGCCATGGTGGTGGCGGTATCATTCAGGATAAACGAGGTTTCCTCAAGGCCGCTGCGGATTTCATTATACCTGTCCTGAAATTCCATGCGGGTGATCTGCCCGGCCTTGAACTGCCCGGCGGCAAGCTTGAACTGTTCGTCATAGCACTTGGCCGCAACCTTGGCTGCTGCGGTGGAGCGGTTCATGCTGGCAGCCTCGCTGCCAAGCTGCTGGCTGTACTGGTGCAGATATGCGGCATCGCGATCCTGAGCTTTGGACTTGCCGTAGACGTTGCCCGCCACAGCGCCCGCAGCGCCGCCCGCAACAGCGCCAGCCACAGCGCCGCTGGCCTTGCCTGTGGCAAGACCGCCAATAAGCGCGCCAAGCAGAGCGCCGCCAACAGCGCCAGCGGCAGTGCTTTTACCCGTGCTGTTTTCGTCCTGCCGCAACTGGTTAACAGGCTGATAGCACTGCGGATAATAATTGACCTTGGTTTTCTGGTCGCCATATTTGCTGGTGCAGCCCGAGATCAACAATCCTGCAGCAAGAAAAAGGCACAAGGGTATGCTGGCAAGCCTTTGCATAAAAACCGTCTCCTCAATAAGGGTTGAGTCTACGAGCGCCACGGCATGTCTGCCCAGAGCTCCCGGCAATCCGCACAGAATAATGGAGCGGATAGGACTGTTCACTCGCGATAATGCACCCTGAACATTTTGAATTTACTTCAAAGCGCTGTGGCTCGGCAAGCCCTATTGCTCCGCTGGAGCATCAAGCATGCACAAGATTGTCACACAAATGCGGGTCAGGGCGCAGAACATTTATATTTCCCATTGCTGCGCACACCAGCCGGGCAACAAAAGATGCAAAAAAGCCGCCGATCTTTACGACCGACGGCCCGACTGTGTGTTGCAAACAAGCTCTATGCCTTGATGGAGCGGGAAATGAAGTCAAGAACATCTTCGTACAGCGTGGGCATCGCATAAGGGGTCAACACCCGTGTACGGTTGGAACCGACCATAAGTGAAATGATCACCTGGGCGGTGCTTTTGCTGTCGACCTTCACAATGCTGCCGTCTTCCACGCCCTTGGCGATAACGCGCTCAAGCTCGTTGTGTACCTGCGAAAACATGGAATCCATAATATCGCGGTCGGTCTTGGTTTTCATGTCGCTGTAGGGCGAGCAGCGCACAAGTACCAGCCAGTTGGAGTCCTTGTCGATTGAAAAATCAAGATATGCCTTGCAAAAACGCATAACGCCATCGTAACCACAGGTGGCTTCGGCAGTGGCTGAACGCAGCCTTACGAGAAAGCGTTCTAGAACATCAAGCCCTGAGGCAAGAAACAGCTTTTCCTTGTTGCCATAGTGGTGGGTCAGCAACCCGAGGGCAACACCAGCTTTGTCGGATATTTTTTTGAATGTGGTTTCCACATACCCGCATTCGCCAAAAAGTTCTTTGGCGGCCTGAAGCAACGCTTCTTTCTTGTTTTTGTTCATCACGGCTTTTGCTGGGTTAGAGTGAGGCATAAGGTTTTTCCTTGCGTTGACCCCATTACACATAAAACCCGTAAAGTCAAGGTATGCGTGAGGTTATTGCTTGTTCTCGTGAGCAGAAAGGCAGTAAACTGTTTGCCTGCTCAACGCGGTTTTTTGTAAAAAACCGCACCCCAAAGCGCCTTTGCGGCAAGCTTGCGCCGCCCTAAGGCAAACATTTCAATGCAAAAAACTCAGGGGGTATTATGTCGCTGCCACGGGCAGCGCCCATTACCCCTCTTTGGATTTTCTGGTGCGGCGAAAGGCATTCTGCGCGTAATCGCCCAGGCGCTCCAGTCTGCGGTCAACCATGTCGTACAGGCTGTTTTTCGTAAAGCCGCCCTGTTTCAGTCTGCGACCGATTGAAAGACCAGTCAAGAGGGCGAGGGCTTCTTCTATGCGCCGCACAGGATAAATGGAGAACTGGCCTTTCTCTACAGCTTCAATAACATTGGGCGCGAGCATGAGGTGATCCACATTGTCAAAGGGCATGATAACCCCTTGCGTGCCCGTGAGGCCCTGGCTGGCGCAAACATTATAAAAGCCCTCGATCTTGCAGGTAACGCCGCCAACGGCCATGATCTGCCCCGTCTGGCTCACGGCCCCGGTAAAGGCCAGATCAAGACGCACCGGCACATCGGCAAGAGCCGAGAGCAAGGCGGCCAGTTCCGCGCCAGAGGCGCTGTCACCCTCAATACCTGCGTAGCTCTGCTCAAAGTAGAGCGAGCCGGAGAGCACCAGGGGCTTTTTGCGCGCAAAAAGATCCGTGAGGTAGCTCTTCAGGATCATCATGGCCTTGGTGTGGATGGGGCCACCCAGCTCGGCCTCGCGTTCAAGGTCGATGATGCCCTCGTGCCCCACGCCCACAGTACATGAAATCCTGTGCGGCAGACCGAATTCAAAGTCGCCGTGCCACGTGACGGAAAGACCGTTAACCTGACCAATGGCCTGACCCGAGGTCTGCACCTTGATCATGTTGCGGTCGTATTCTTCCATATAAATCTCTTCCACCAGGTTGGCCCGGTAGATGCGCGCAGCGTGAGCTTCTTCCAGCACTGGCGCGGTGACCACATCCTGCTTGCGCATGCGTGTCAGGGCCGAAGCCTCGATCATGAGCTCACGCAGTTCGGGAAAGCGCAACGAAAGGCGGCGTTGGTCTTCGCAGATGTGCGACCCAAGGTCGATGAGCCACGCCAGAGCCGTGCGGTCAAAACAGGGGAGTTCTGTTTCCTTGATGATGGTGGCAATGTGCCCGAGGTAGGCGCGCACATTGGCGGCATTGCGCTCTGTGGTGTCGGCCATATGGGCCTTGATGCGGAAGAGCTTGGAGAACCTGTCGTCATTGACAAGCAGCCCCTCGTACAGTTCTTCGTCGCCGATCAGCACCACCTTGAGGTTCAGGGGCAGAGGCTCGGGATTGATGCCCTTGGTGCGGATGGGCGTATCCGGGCCTTCGCCGGAATCTTCAATGCGGGCCATATTGGAGCGCAGGGCGCGCAACAGGCCCTCCCATGCATTGGGATGTTGCAGAAGATCCTCAATGTGCAGCACCAGAAAACCACCGTTGGCCTTGTGGATGCTGCCCGCGCGGATAAGGGTGAAATCCGTGACCAGCGCGCCCATTTCAGATTCGCGCTCCACGCAGCCGAGCAGGTTCACGGCTGTGGGGTGGTCTTCCACAATGATGGGGGCGCCATCAAGGCCGCTGTTGTCCACCAGCAGGTTGACCTCGTAGCGGTAGAGCACAGCCTCCACCGGCGCGCCGTGCGGGTCGCCCATAGGGCCGCCGTCCCTCTGCAGAAAGGCATCGGTATTTTTAAGGATGTCTTCGCGCAGGGCCGTAAAGTAGGCATCCAGCCCCTTGACCGGGCAGGCCTTGAGCATGCGCTGCTCAATGGGGTTGAAAAAGGTGGTCAGCACCTGGGTCATGGCTTCGCGTTCCAGACCGCGTTCGTCGTCCTGAAAGCTTTCTTCAGCCTTGTTCAGTTGCCGCATGTAGCCCGACATGGCCTGCACAAGGTTGTCGCCCCGGCTTTTGAGGCTGAGGCGCAGGGTTGTGTCCAGCCTGTCGAACTCTTCCTCGCTCAGGCGCTTGCCTTCCACCAGCGGATACAGGGTCAGACCGCCGCTTTCGTCCATATCAAGGTTGAATCCCTTGTCTACGGCAACGGAATTCATCTTGCGCAGCAGGCCCATGCGGGCGTTCTGGAAGTTGTCCACAATCTTGGCGCGGCGCTTTACGTAGGTGCTGGCCTCAAAACGGCGCGGCAGCTCATCGCGGATATGCTCGATCAGCTCCTTAAAGTTCTGCTTTAACTTCTTGCCCATGCCTGTGGGCAGGGCAAAAAGGCAGGGCCGGTCAGGATCGGCAAAATTATGCACGTATACCAGATCGTCAGGCGTCTGGGCTTTTTTGGCCTGAGGGCCAAGGTAGCTCAGCAGCATGTGGCTGCGGCCAAGATCGGCCTCGCCAGACAGGTAGATGTTGTAGCCCTGATTTTTGATTTGCAGGGCAAGGTCCAGCGCCTGCATGGCACGGGGCTGGAATGGATTCTGGCGACCGTTGCGCGGCAGCGGAATGTCCTTGCTCGTTTCCCAGGGAATACGGGCGGGATCTAACGTGGCGTGCAGGCGTGACGCGGGCAGGGGAGCGATAGTTGGCATAGGAAATCGTTATTGTTGGTAAAGTTTTTCCAGGATGGCGCGGCCGCCTCTGGCAAGAAGTTTTTCAGCAAGTTCAAGCCCAATCTGGCGGGCCTTGGAGGTCTGACCCCGTTGCGCCTCGCGCAGAATCAGGCTGCCATCAATCTCGGCCACCAGGCCTTCGAGTACGAAGGTCTCGTCATCCTCAAGGCGGGCATGCCCGGCAATGGGCACCTGACACCCGCCCTCAAGCCCGGCAAGAAAGCCCCGTTCGGCTTCTACGCATACGCGGGTGGGGGTGTCTTCAATCTCTGCAAGCAGGGCAAAAAGATCGTAATCGTCTTCGCGGCATTCAATGCCAATGGCCCCCTGGCCCACTGCGGGCAGAAATGTCTGCGGATCAAGGGCGTGCATGTAGGGTGCGCTCAAGCCCAGGCGGTTCATGCCTGCGGATGCAAGAATAATGGCATCGTACACGCCTTCACGCAGTTTGCGCAGGCGCGTGTCCACATTGCCGCGCAGGCTTTCAATGCGCAGATCGGGGCGCAGGGCCAGCAACTGGGCCTGACGCCGCAGGCTGCTGGTGCCAACGCATGCGCCCTGGGGCAGGGCCGCAAGGTCGGCATACTTGCACGAAAGCATGCAGTCAGTGGGCGCTTCACGTTTGGGAATGCAACCCAGTATGAGCCCGTCGGGCAATTCCATGGGCACGTCCTTGATGCTGTGCACGGCAAGGTCGGCCCGGTTATCAAGCAGGGCTTCTTCAATTTCTTTTACAAAAAGGCCCTTGCCGCCCACCTGGGCCAGGGGAACATCCTGAATGATGTCGCCCTTGGTCTTGATGATTACAAGATCAACGGCCAGTTCCGGGTCAAGCGACAGCAAGCGGCTTTTGACGTGTTCTGCCTGCCAGAGGGCCAACTGACTGCCACGGGTAGCGATAACTAGGGATTTACGCATGCCTGCCGCCTAATGTCCGCAGCTCGCGCAGTTGCCGCCAGAACAACCGGCGCAGCCGCCGCCACCGCCGGTTGAAGCAGCGTAATCGCCGCCTTCTGCGCCGTTTCTGCGACGCGCGCAGCAGGACATGAGCTTCTGGGTTTCGTTGGAGCCGCAATACGGGCAAGTGGGCGGGGTTTCGTCAAACACCAGTTCTTCAAAATCCCGACCGCATTTCTGGCAAGAATACTCGTAGATGGGCATGGTCAAACCTCGGTTGTGTGTCGCCCTTGCAAATAGGGGGTCAGTGCGACAGCATTTTCAAAAAGATAATAATCCGTCAGCCGGCAAAATAGGTGCCCGGCTGCAAGGTGCAGTTCCTGAACAAGCGAGGGTTCAGCCTGCGGCGTTTCAAGAACCATGTCGCTGTATCGGGCCATTTCGCCGCCGTGCCCGCACAGGCACACCGTAAACTGCCCTCCGCGACGTGCCGCCTCAAGGGCGGCGATGATATTGGCGCTGCTGCCGGTGGAAAAAATCGCCACCAGCATGTCGCCTGGCCGCCCCAGAGCTTCAATCTGACGCGAAAATATCTGGCTGAAATCAAGGTCGCTGCCAATGGCCGTAAGCGAAGTTGCATCGGCAGACAGCGCCAGAGCGGGCAGGGCGGGCCTGTCCATAATAAACCTGTTCACAAATTCGGCTGCCATGTGCTGAGCCAGTGCAGCGCTGCCGCCATTGCCGCAGAGCAGTATTTTGCCGCCGCCCGCAAGGCACGTGGCCGCGCGCAAGGCCGCCTGACGAAGAAAATCTGCCTGCGAACGAAAAAAATCTTCGCGCAGGCGCGCGCCTTCGCTGGCATGCTGTTCAATAATATCAAGGGCTGTATCGTGCATGGCGCTCACAATTGCCGAAACGTGACATGGAAGCCTTCTTATTTAAGGCAAAGCCCTGCAACTGACAAGCGCCCTCAGGCTTGCGGTAACAGACTTGATAACGTAACTTGCGCAGGTATGCAAAACGCAACAAGCCGACACATACTTCTGGTTTACAAGGCCCGGCACGAAAGAGCTGCGGCTCTTGCCCAAGAAGCCGCCCAGTGGCTGCGCCAAAAAGGGCACAACGTTGCAGGTGTGATCTGCGCTGGCACGGACACACCGGCCTACGCAACTACTCCCCTTGACTTTGTGGTTGTTTTTGGCGGCGACGGCACAATGCTTGGCGTGGCCCGCCGCCTTGTGGGGCGCAACGTGCCTGTGCTGGGCATCAATTTTGGCCGGATCGGTTTTTTGACCGATGCCCAGCCGGAGCAGTGGCGCGAAAAACTCGAAGAATCCCTCACCGACATGGAACCCGTGCGCTCCTGTATGGCCTTGCAGTGGACGCTCAACCGCAAGGGCCAGCAGATTGCCAGCGGCTGCGCGGTCAACGATGTTGTCCTGAGCCGGGGGTCTTTGTCGCGGCTTGTTCTGTTTGATGTCTATATTGCTGGCGAGCGCCTTGGCTCATTACGCGGCGATGGAATGATCATTGCCACGCCCGTGGGCAGCTCCGGCTACAGTGTTTCCGCTGGCGGCTCGCTGCTGCATCCTTCTATGGAAGCCGTGGCTGTTACGCCCATCTGTCCTTTCCTCAATACTATTTCGCCCATGGTGTTCCCCGGCGATACCGAGTGCCGGTTCCAGATTTTGCAGGGTTCCACAGATTGCTACCTTACTGTCGATGGGCAGGAAGGGCAACAGCTGGAGCTGGGCGACACCGTGACCGTGAACGGTTTGCCCGATGCTGTGCATTTTCTTGGCAAAGGAACAACTTTCTTTGAGCGTTTGCGTTCGCGCGGCTTTGCCCTGCAAGGCACTGAATGCATCAGGTGCGGGGAAAACGCATGAGCAACGCGATTTCTGTGGATTCTGTTCGCGAGTTTCATTTTGGGGAGAGTGTCCGCTTTGACGCATGGCTTTACAGCATGCTGATGGACAACAACATCGCCTACGGCATGAACCCCGACATTGTGGCCAGCCAGGAACAGATGGCCTTTATGGTCAGCCTTGCGCGCGATCAGGTGTATTTGCCCTGTTCTGACGACACGTTCAAACTGTTGTGCCAGCAGACCGCTCCCGAAGAACTTCGCCGCCAGTATAACCGCTCCTGGCGCATCATCATGCGCCTCGTGCGCTCCTTCACGCCCGAGGGACAGAAACGCAGGCGCATTTTGCAGTTCTGCCGGTTCCGCTTCAAGCAGTATGTTGCCCAGCATACCCTGATTCCTTCGCGGCTTGTCAAGCGAATGACCGATCTTGTGCTTGCCCAGGGCAACCAGCTGGACGACCCCTGGAGGCGGCTGCGCAGGGTTTCCACCAAACGTCAGCTTGAAATGCTGGATGAAGCCCCGGTGCGCGAGAATCTTGCCGCCGTGCCTGCGGATGCCGTGGCGGCCAATTCCATAGCCTCTGTCAGGCGCATGCTCAACTACGTGGAACTTTCGCGTCTGCTGTGCCTTTCGGCCATGTCGCGCCCGTGGGTGGAGACGCCGCCAGACGCGGAAACAGTGCGTCAGGCCATGGAGGCCGCGCGCGAAACCTGCGCCCACTTGCGGCACTATTTTGAGGCCAGCGCGGTCAGATCCGGCACGGTGCTCTTTTTGTGCGACGCAGACGGCGGCGTTGTGTTTGATCTGGCTGTTGCCAACAGCCTCATCCGCATGGGGCATAAGGTCATTTTTGCGGTCAAATCAGGCTTTTTCTTTTATTCGCCCACATTGGAAGACATGGAGATTGACCCCTCCATCCGGCAGATGATCGGCGGCGGCACAGTGCAGCACGAGCCGCGCATGAGCAAGAACGAACTGTTGCGCCACCTGCGCGAATACCGCCTCATGGTTATTGGCGATGGAACGCGGGAGCGGCTCAATCTGTACAGGGTCTCGGTGACATTCTCCCGCGCGTGGAAGGAAGCCGACCTTATTCTGGGCAAGGGCTGGCGCGTGGCCGATGTGCTCATGGGCAGCAGCCACCAGTATACGCGGGATGTGGTCTGCTACTGGCAGGATGATCAGGGCTTTCACATCAAACTGCGCCAGCATGCCGAGAGCGCCCATAAATTCAGCGAGAACGACATTGCCGCCCAGTCGGCAAACATCATCGCAGGCATGCGCGAGGCCCGCATGCAGGGCCGCACGGTCATGTTCTACAGCTGCGTGATCGGCAGCATCCCCGGCGAGACTGGTACCGCTATCGAGATCGTGCGCGCATTTGTAGACAATCTGCGTAAAAAAATGGATAATATCCTGATAATTAATCCTGCCGAGCATTTTATTGAAGGCATGGACGGCGACGACCTCATGTATATGTGGGAGCAGGTGCAGCGCAGCGGCTTTATTGATGTGTGGCGGTTTCAGACCGTTGAAGACATTGAGGAAAGCTTTGCCCTGCTTGGTCGCAAGGTGCCGCCGCAGTGGTCGGGCAAGGATTCCACCTTTTCCACCGGCTGCACCAAGGAAATGCGTATCGCGCTGGACGTGCAGGCCAAAAACAGGGAAATGCAGATCATCGGCCCCGACCCTCGGCGTTTTTTCCGCAGGGGAGAGTACGGTGTGGGCAAATATTTCGACGCCAGCATCCCCCATTGATGCTTTTGCGTCAAAAAAGGCGGCGCAAGCTGCCGGATGCCAGGTTTAGCGGGCGCTTATGCGCAAAGCGGCGCTTTTGCCGCGCAACTACGGGGTGAACCCCGCTGAGGGAGTAATCTGATCTATGGCCGCCTATGAAGCCGTGATTGGCCTTGAAGTGCATGTGCAACTTGCCACGGCCTCCAAACTGTTCTGTTCCTGCCCCACGACTTTTGGGCAGCCTGCCAACGCCAATGTTTGCGAGGTGTGCTCCGGCATGCCCGGCGCTTTGCCCGTGCCCAACCGTCAGGCTGTTCACTTTGCCGCTCTGGTTGGCCTCGCCACCAATTGCGCCATAAATACCCGTTCCATTTTTGCCCGAAAAAACTATTTTTATCCTGATCTGCCCTCCGGGTATCAGATTTCGCAGTTTGAGCTGCCCATCTGCGAACACGGGCATCTTGAAGTGGACGTGGAAGGGCGGCGCAAGCGCGTGGGCATTACACGCATCCATATGGAAAACGATGCTGGCAAGAATATTCACGCCCAGGGCGAAAACCTGAGCTATGTGGACCTCAACCGCGCGGGCACGCCCCTGGTGGAAATAGTTTCCGAGCCGGACATGCGTTCCGCCGCCGAGGCTGTGGCCTACCTCAAGGCCCTGCACAACATTGTGACCTATCTTGGCGTGTGCGACGGCAACATGGAAGAGGGCAGCTTCAGGTGCGACGCCAACGTCTCGTTGCGCCCTGTGGGAACCGAACCCTTCGGCACCCGCACCGAGCTGAAAAACCTCAACTCCTTCCGCAATGTGCAGCGCGCCATTGAATATGAAATTT of the Desulfovibrio desulfuricans DSM 642 genome contains:
- a CDS encoding ARMT1-like domain-containing protein, which encodes MSNAISVDSVREFHFGESVRFDAWLYSMLMDNNIAYGMNPDIVASQEQMAFMVSLARDQVYLPCSDDTFKLLCQQTAPEELRRQYNRSWRIIMRLVRSFTPEGQKRRRILQFCRFRFKQYVAQHTLIPSRLVKRMTDLVLAQGNQLDDPWRRLRRVSTKRQLEMLDEAPVRENLAAVPADAVAANSIASVRRMLNYVELSRLLCLSAMSRPWVETPPDAETVRQAMEAARETCAHLRHYFEASAVRSGTVLFLCDADGGVVFDLAVANSLIRMGHKVIFAVKSGFFFYSPTLEDMEIDPSIRQMIGGGTVQHEPRMSKNELLRHLREYRLMVIGDGTRERLNLYRVSVTFSRAWKEADLILGKGWRVADVLMGSSHQYTRDVVCYWQDDQGFHIKLRQHAESAHKFSENDIAAQSANIIAGMREARMQGRTVMFYSCVIGSIPGETGTAIEIVRAFVDNLRKKMDNILIINPAEHFIEGMDGDDLMYMWEQVQRSGFIDVWRFQTVEDIEESFALLGRKVPPQWSGKDSTFSTGCTKEMRIALDVQAKNREMQIIGPDPRRFFRRGEYGVGKYFDASIPH